In the Advenella kashmirensis WT001 genome, one interval contains:
- a CDS encoding Bug family tripartite tricarboxylate transporter substrate binding protein yields MAPAAFADEPRRPECIAPAQPGGGFDLTCRLAQEGLKQTGALKAPMRIVYMPGGIGAVAYNNVVAQKPSEGGNIVAFSGGSLLNLAQGKFGKYNENDVRWLAAVGTDYGVAVVRNDSPYKDLKSLMQAFKDDPTKVVLGAGGTVGSQDWMKAALTAKAAGVDYKKMRFVAFEGGGESLTALRGGHIQAYMGDAAEAFTMLEGGAPIRVLAVFNDKRLEGKFKDVPTAKEQGFDIQWPIIRGYYVGPKVSDADYNFWIDAFKKMTADPGFAKLREQQGLFPFDKTGPELDAYIKERVAAYRELADSFGLMKK; encoded by the coding sequence ATGGCACCAGCCGCGTTTGCCGACGAACCCCGTCGTCCTGAATGTATTGCACCGGCGCAGCCGGGTGGTGGTTTTGACCTGACCTGCCGTCTGGCGCAGGAAGGTCTTAAACAGACCGGCGCCCTCAAGGCCCCGATGCGCATCGTGTATATGCCCGGTGGTATCGGCGCGGTCGCCTACAACAACGTGGTTGCGCAAAAACCATCTGAAGGCGGCAATATCGTGGCATTTTCCGGCGGCTCATTGCTCAATCTGGCGCAGGGCAAGTTTGGCAAGTACAACGAAAACGATGTCCGCTGGCTGGCTGCCGTGGGCACCGACTACGGGGTGGCCGTTGTACGCAATGACTCTCCCTATAAAGACCTGAAATCACTGATGCAGGCATTCAAGGACGATCCGACCAAGGTCGTGCTGGGCGCCGGCGGCACCGTTGGCAGCCAGGATTGGATGAAAGCGGCGCTGACTGCCAAGGCAGCGGGCGTGGATTACAAGAAAATGCGTTTTGTTGCCTTTGAAGGGGGTGGCGAATCCCTTACTGCACTGCGTGGCGGGCATATTCAGGCCTATATGGGCGATGCAGCAGAAGCCTTCACCATGCTCGAAGGTGGCGCGCCCATCCGAGTGCTGGCCGTATTCAACGACAAGCGTCTGGAAGGCAAGTTCAAGGACGTACCCACCGCCAAGGAACAGGGCTTTGATATTCAGTGGCCGATTATCCGTGGTTATTATGTTGGCCCCAAAGTGTCCGACGCGGATTACAACTTCTGGATTGATGCGTTCAAGAAGATGACCGCCGATCCTGGCTTTGCCAAGCTGCGCGAACAACAGGGACTGTTCCCCTTTGACAAAACCGGCCCCGAGCTGGATGCCTATATCAAGGAACGCGTTGCCGCGTACCGCGAACTGGCCGATTCCTTTGGCCTGATGAAAAAATAA
- a CDS encoding tripartite tricarboxylate transporter TctB family protein: MNDRILGIVSLGLAIFLTIFGWNLHAPVSYEPVGPRAFPLLIALVIGLCGLWLIYKNEFTAEANPPGANGRIFLMILVAMGYAFLFQWLGFIIATALMTVLVGRLFGGAWIKCLIGGVVMGVLFFLLFDRALDVVLPTGILEGLL; the protein is encoded by the coding sequence ATGAATGATCGCATATTGGGGATTGTATCCCTGGGGCTTGCCATATTCCTGACCATCTTCGGCTGGAACCTGCATGCACCCGTTTCCTACGAGCCCGTAGGTCCGCGCGCCTTTCCTTTGCTTATTGCGCTGGTCATCGGCCTGTGTGGCCTGTGGCTTATCTACAAAAATGAGTTTACCGCCGAGGCCAACCCGCCCGGCGCCAACGGCCGTATTTTCCTGATGATACTGGTCGCCATGGGTTACGCATTCCTGTTTCAATGGCTCGGCTTTATTATCGCAACTGCACTTATGACCGTGCTGGTGGGTCGCCTGTTCGGCGGCGCCTGGATCAAGTGCCTGATCGGCGGCGTTGTCATGGGTGTTTTGTTTTTCCTCCTGTTCGATCGCGCGCTTGATGTGGTGCTGCCGACAGGTATTCTGGAGGGCCTGCTATGA